The proteins below are encoded in one region of Mangifera indica cultivar Alphonso chromosome 7, CATAS_Mindica_2.1, whole genome shotgun sequence:
- the LOC123220746 gene encoding uncharacterized protein LOC123220746 isoform X1, with protein MRSEASGTAGKELHRHKDVQTGEEFSCEFLRDRTAQRRITVMNDGAHRHPVQIGFNFNQKNQAVYKDLNGIHGSRRKDYECNADVSDMVSAAGYAPEIDNTAYTDKSSRYPWQYGAIGQKSGKFSDEIYSDQVIKEPIVSPHRKVGSPPSYNYSGPVFMENALSQKIKFLCSFGGRILPRPNDAKLRYVGGETRIISIRRNVTWKELVKKTSAICKQPHTIKYQLPGEDLDALISVCSDEDLHHMIEEYQELERIEGSQRLRMFLVPLAEPETPSSLEGRDTQQSDADYQYFFAVNGMLNATPRRSSSGQSLASQQTTLGTASDHSVSFYRDSPTSIYTSENKDYSSNSSNFGGAFFNHNVQHHDTLSSGLQIDGDQPCTDVNGIANLLSIDKFSCVNPLSNYDNPSYAPLQLKNNHQKDKITVETEQTNRSHEIHFQNLGPSGDTMHSMVHGRRDRNSERRTFKERSLSDTRLQEHDETSIYKFGEATRPRSPWTIVREKSSMLGMLSSSKEWPMRQKVIDEKYQGTKYKNQCIMKIPEPCKNNFERSPELNWMDGNPASSDPDRKHHEGSVKVMRHDNAMEYKINNQPSIHTRQDSHDYENLLFSSPIAFKENSAGTRKENLGDCQLDTKAPMSHVRRQIATSNNKCAVAETSQPVSLESPGLPSISSKGAANQQRITPICKMPTSYVPSREDSIYNEEARNFPGHRIEKIPIKIPSEKDQKSEDPICAQSQASKNDHDGKMLKLGITVEDVTDSTFPDIPSSLAVVLHVQHDGSDEYPSQRDIEAESMNQSDGEEAKVFSDAAVAELEADIYGLQIIKHDDLEELQELGSGTYGTVYHGKWRGTDVAIKRIKKSCFSGRSSEQDRLTKDFWREAQILSNLHHPNVVAFYGVVPNEPGGTMATVTEYMVNGSLRHALLRKDRFFLQNFSHRSLHCRKKIMIAMDAAFGMEYLHLKNIVHFDLKCDNLLVNLRDPQRPVCKVGDFGLSRIKRNTLVSGGVRGTLPWMAPELLNGSSSRVSEKVDVFSFGIAMWELLTGEEPYANMHCGAIIGGIVSNTLRPPIPERCDSEWKKLIEECWSFDPSARPSFTEITKRLRVMSVALQTKRRSNVNR; from the exons ATGAGAAGTGAGGCTTCAGGCACTGCAGGTAAAGAGTTACACAGACATAAAGATGTACAGACTGGTGAGGAATTTTCTTGTGAGTTTTTGAGGGACCGTACAGCCCAAAGAAGAATAACAGTAATGAATGATGGAGCTCATCGCCATCCAGTCCAAATAGGGTTTAATTTCAACCAGAAAAATCAGGCGGTTTACAAGGATCTTAATGGCATTCATGGATCGAGGAGAAAGGATTATGAATGCAATGCAGATGTCTCAGATATGGTTTCTGCTGCAGGATATGCACCTGAAATAGACAATACTGCTTATACTGATAAGTCAAGCAGATACCCATGGCAATATGGTGCTATTGGACAAAAGTCAGGTAAGTTTTCTGATGAAATCTATTCTGATCAAGTTATCAAAGAACCAATTGTTTCCCCACATCGCAAAGTGGGCTCTCCTCCGTCATACAATTATTCTGGACCTGTGTTTATGGAGAACGCTCTTAGTCAAAAGATAAAGTTCCTCTGCAGCTTTGGCGGGAGAATATTACCTAGGCCAAATGATGCAAAGCTTAGGTATGTGGGTGGAGAGACACGGATTATTTCTATTAGGAGAAATGTTACTTGGAAGGAACTCGTGAAGAAGACTTCAGCAATTTGTAAACAACCTCATACAATCAAATATCAGCTCCCAGGGGAGGATCTTGATGCACTTATATCTGTTTGTTCGGATGAGGATCTTCATCATATGATAGAGGAATATCAAGAGTTGGAAAGAATCGAGGGCTCTCAAAGACTGCGAATGTTTCTTGTCCCTTTAGCTGAACCAGAGACTCCAAGTTCTTTGGAAGGCAGGGATACCCAGCAGAGTGATGCTGATTATCAGTATTTTTTTGCTGTAAATGGCATGCTAAATGCGACTCCTCGAAGGAGTTCTAGTGGGCAGAGTTTGGCTAGTCAACAAACCACCTTGGGAACTGCTTCAGATCATAGTGTTAGTTTTTATAGAGACTCCCCTACATCTATTTACACTTCTGAGAATAAGGATTATAGTTCTAATTCCTCAAATTTTGGGGGTGCGTTTTTTAATCATAATGTTCAGCATCATGATACTTTGAGTTCTGGTTTGCAAATTGACGGGGATCAACCATGCACTGATGTCAATGGAATTGCCAATCTTTTATCTATAGACAAATTTTCTTGTGTAAATCCCCTTAGCAACTATGATAATCCCTCTTATGCCCCTCTGCAATTGAAGAATAACCATCAGAAAGACAAAATTACGGTAGAAACTGAGCAGACAAACAGAAGCCATGAAATACATTTTCAAAATCTTGGCCCCAGTGGAGATACTATGCATTCTATGGTACATGGCCGAAGAGATAGGAACTCTGAAAGACGTACTTTTAAGGAAAGGTCACTTTCTGATACACGGTTACAGGAGCATGATGAGACTTCTATTTACAAATTTGGAGAAGCAACTAGACCTCGAAGCCCATGGACTATTGTAAGAGAGAAGTCAAGTATGTTAGGAATGTTAAGTTCTTCAAAAGAGTGGCCAATGCGGCAAAAAGTGatagatgaaaaataccaaGGTACCAAATATAAGAATCAGTGCATTATGAAGATACCAGAACCatgcaaaaataattttgaaaggAGTCCAGAGTTGAATTGGATGGATGGGAATCCTGCTTCCTCTGATCCAGATAGAAAACACCATGAAGGAAGTGTTAAAGTTATGCGGCATGATAATGCCATGGAATATAAGATAAACAACCAACCCAGCATTCATACCCGACAAGATTCTCATGACTATGAGAACTTACTATTCTCTTCGCCAATTGCTTTTAAAGAAAATTCTGCAGGGACCAGAAAGGAGAACCTTGGTGATTGTCAGTTAGACACAAAGGCACCCATGTCTCATGTTAGGAGACAAATTGCGACAAGCAATAATAAGTGTGCTGTGGCTGAGACAAGTCAACCAGTTTCTCTTGAATCCCCCGGACTACCCTCTATTTCATCTAAAGGAGCTGCTAATCAACAGCGTATAACCCCAATATGT AAAATGCCCACAAGTTATGTTCCAAGTAGAGAGGATTCTATCTACAATGAAGAAGCTAGAAATTTTCCAGGCCATAGGATCGAAAAAATACCCATTAAGATACCATCAGAAAAGGATCAGAAGTCTGAAGATCCTATCTGTGCTCAATCACAAGCTTCAAAAAATGATCATGATGGCAAGATGCTCAAGTTAGGGATTACTGTGGAAGATGTAACGGATAGTACTTTTCCAGACATTCCATCCTCCCTGGCAGTAGTGCTACATGTACAGCATGACGGCAGTGATGAGTATCCATCCCAAAGAGATATAGAGGCTGAGAGTATGAATCAATCTGATGGTGAG GAAGCAAAAGTTTTTAGCGATGCTGCAGTGGCTGAATTAGAAGCAGACATATATGGTTTGCAG ATTATTAAGCATGATGACCTTGAAGAATTGCAAGAGTTAGGTTCTGGAACATATGGAACTGTTTACCATGGAAAGTGGAGGGGGACAGATGTTGCTATAAAGAGAATTAAAAAGAGTTGTTTTTCAGGCAGATCATCGGAACAAGACCGGTTG ACAAAAGACTTCTGGAGAGAGGCCCAGATCCTGTCAAATCTTCACCATCCAAATGTGGTAGCATTCTATGGTGTTGTCCCCAATGAACCTGGTGGAACGATGGCGACAGTTACTGAATATATGGTCAACGGATCATTGAGGCATGCCCTACTAAGGAAGGATAG ATTTTTCCTGCAAAACTTTTCCCACAGATCACTTCATTGCCGCAAAAAGATTATGATTGCCATGGATGCAGCTTTTGGCATGGAATATCtgcatttgaaaaatattgttcattttgatTTGAAGTGTGACAATTTGCTTGTCAATTTGAGGGATCCCCAACGTCCTGTTTGCAAG GTTGGAGATTTTGGGTTGTCAAGAATTAAACGCAATACACTTGTATCTGGTGGTGTGCGTGGAACTCTTCCATGGATGGCACCAGAATTATTGAATGGAAGCAGCAGCAGGGTTTCTGAAAAG GTTGATGTTTTCTCATTTGGTATTGCAATGTGGGAGCTCCTCACTGGAGAAGAGCCATATGCCAACATGCATTGTGGTGCTATTATAG GTGGGATTGTAAGCAACACTCTGAGGCCTCCGATACCAGAACGCTGCGATTCAGAATGGAAAAAGTTAATAGAAGAATGCTGGTCTTTCGATCCTTCAGCGAGGCCATCATTTACAGAGATAACGAAAAGGCTGCGAGTCATGTCAGTAGCTCTTCAGACAAAGCGGCGAAGTAATGTAAACAGATGA
- the LOC123220746 gene encoding uncharacterized protein LOC123220746 isoform X2 has protein sequence MRSEASGTAGKELHRHKDVQTGEEFSCEFLRDRTAQRRITVMNDGAHRHPVQIGFNFNQKNQAVYKDLNGIHGSRRKDYECNADVSDMVSAAGYAPEIDNTAYTDKSSRYPWQYGAIGQKSGKFSDEIYSDQVIKEPIVSPHRKVGSPPSYNYSGPVFMENALSQKIKFLCSFGGRILPRPNDAKLRYVGGETRIISIRRNVTWKELVKKTSAICKQPHTIKYQLPGEDLDALISVCSDEDLHHMIEEYQELERIEGSQRLRMFLVPLAEPETPSSLEGRDTQQSDADYQYFFAVNGMLNATPRRSSSGQSLASQQTTLGTASDHSVSFYRDSPTSIYTSENKDYSSNSSNFGGAFFNHNVQHHDTLSSGLQIDGDQPCTDVNGIANLLSIDKFSCVNPLSNYDNPSYAPLQLKNNHQKDKITVETEQTNRSHEIHFQNLGPSGDTMHSMVHGRRDRNSERRTFKERSLSDTRLQEHDETSIYKFGEATRPRSPWTIVREKSSMLGMLSSSKEWPMRQKVIDEKYQGTKYKNQCIMKIPEPCKNNFERSPELNWMDGNPASSDPDRKHHEGSVKVMRHDNAMEYKINNQPSIHTRQDSHDYENLLFSSPIAFKENSAGTRKENLGDCQLDTKAPMSHVRRQIATSNNKCAVAETSQPVSLESPGLPSISSKGAANQQRITPICKMPTSYVPSREDSIYNEEARNFPGHRIEKIPIKIPSEKDQKSEDPICAQSQASKNDHDGKMLKLGITVEDVTDSTFPDIPSSLAVVLHVQHDGSDEYPSQRDIEAESMNQSDGEEAKVFSDAAVAELEADIYGLQIIKHDDLEELQELGSGTYGTVYHGKWRGTDVAIKRIKKSCFSGRSSEQDRLTKDFWREAQILSNLHHPNVVAFYGVVPNEPGGTMATVTEYMVNGSLRHALLRKDRSLHCRKKIMIAMDAAFGMEYLHLKNIVHFDLKCDNLLVNLRDPQRPVCKVGDFGLSRIKRNTLVSGGVRGTLPWMAPELLNGSSSRVSEKVDVFSFGIAMWELLTGEEPYANMHCGAIIGGIVSNTLRPPIPERCDSEWKKLIEECWSFDPSARPSFTEITKRLRVMSVALQTKRRSNVNR, from the exons ATGAGAAGTGAGGCTTCAGGCACTGCAGGTAAAGAGTTACACAGACATAAAGATGTACAGACTGGTGAGGAATTTTCTTGTGAGTTTTTGAGGGACCGTACAGCCCAAAGAAGAATAACAGTAATGAATGATGGAGCTCATCGCCATCCAGTCCAAATAGGGTTTAATTTCAACCAGAAAAATCAGGCGGTTTACAAGGATCTTAATGGCATTCATGGATCGAGGAGAAAGGATTATGAATGCAATGCAGATGTCTCAGATATGGTTTCTGCTGCAGGATATGCACCTGAAATAGACAATACTGCTTATACTGATAAGTCAAGCAGATACCCATGGCAATATGGTGCTATTGGACAAAAGTCAGGTAAGTTTTCTGATGAAATCTATTCTGATCAAGTTATCAAAGAACCAATTGTTTCCCCACATCGCAAAGTGGGCTCTCCTCCGTCATACAATTATTCTGGACCTGTGTTTATGGAGAACGCTCTTAGTCAAAAGATAAAGTTCCTCTGCAGCTTTGGCGGGAGAATATTACCTAGGCCAAATGATGCAAAGCTTAGGTATGTGGGTGGAGAGACACGGATTATTTCTATTAGGAGAAATGTTACTTGGAAGGAACTCGTGAAGAAGACTTCAGCAATTTGTAAACAACCTCATACAATCAAATATCAGCTCCCAGGGGAGGATCTTGATGCACTTATATCTGTTTGTTCGGATGAGGATCTTCATCATATGATAGAGGAATATCAAGAGTTGGAAAGAATCGAGGGCTCTCAAAGACTGCGAATGTTTCTTGTCCCTTTAGCTGAACCAGAGACTCCAAGTTCTTTGGAAGGCAGGGATACCCAGCAGAGTGATGCTGATTATCAGTATTTTTTTGCTGTAAATGGCATGCTAAATGCGACTCCTCGAAGGAGTTCTAGTGGGCAGAGTTTGGCTAGTCAACAAACCACCTTGGGAACTGCTTCAGATCATAGTGTTAGTTTTTATAGAGACTCCCCTACATCTATTTACACTTCTGAGAATAAGGATTATAGTTCTAATTCCTCAAATTTTGGGGGTGCGTTTTTTAATCATAATGTTCAGCATCATGATACTTTGAGTTCTGGTTTGCAAATTGACGGGGATCAACCATGCACTGATGTCAATGGAATTGCCAATCTTTTATCTATAGACAAATTTTCTTGTGTAAATCCCCTTAGCAACTATGATAATCCCTCTTATGCCCCTCTGCAATTGAAGAATAACCATCAGAAAGACAAAATTACGGTAGAAACTGAGCAGACAAACAGAAGCCATGAAATACATTTTCAAAATCTTGGCCCCAGTGGAGATACTATGCATTCTATGGTACATGGCCGAAGAGATAGGAACTCTGAAAGACGTACTTTTAAGGAAAGGTCACTTTCTGATACACGGTTACAGGAGCATGATGAGACTTCTATTTACAAATTTGGAGAAGCAACTAGACCTCGAAGCCCATGGACTATTGTAAGAGAGAAGTCAAGTATGTTAGGAATGTTAAGTTCTTCAAAAGAGTGGCCAATGCGGCAAAAAGTGatagatgaaaaataccaaGGTACCAAATATAAGAATCAGTGCATTATGAAGATACCAGAACCatgcaaaaataattttgaaaggAGTCCAGAGTTGAATTGGATGGATGGGAATCCTGCTTCCTCTGATCCAGATAGAAAACACCATGAAGGAAGTGTTAAAGTTATGCGGCATGATAATGCCATGGAATATAAGATAAACAACCAACCCAGCATTCATACCCGACAAGATTCTCATGACTATGAGAACTTACTATTCTCTTCGCCAATTGCTTTTAAAGAAAATTCTGCAGGGACCAGAAAGGAGAACCTTGGTGATTGTCAGTTAGACACAAAGGCACCCATGTCTCATGTTAGGAGACAAATTGCGACAAGCAATAATAAGTGTGCTGTGGCTGAGACAAGTCAACCAGTTTCTCTTGAATCCCCCGGACTACCCTCTATTTCATCTAAAGGAGCTGCTAATCAACAGCGTATAACCCCAATATGT AAAATGCCCACAAGTTATGTTCCAAGTAGAGAGGATTCTATCTACAATGAAGAAGCTAGAAATTTTCCAGGCCATAGGATCGAAAAAATACCCATTAAGATACCATCAGAAAAGGATCAGAAGTCTGAAGATCCTATCTGTGCTCAATCACAAGCTTCAAAAAATGATCATGATGGCAAGATGCTCAAGTTAGGGATTACTGTGGAAGATGTAACGGATAGTACTTTTCCAGACATTCCATCCTCCCTGGCAGTAGTGCTACATGTACAGCATGACGGCAGTGATGAGTATCCATCCCAAAGAGATATAGAGGCTGAGAGTATGAATCAATCTGATGGTGAG GAAGCAAAAGTTTTTAGCGATGCTGCAGTGGCTGAATTAGAAGCAGACATATATGGTTTGCAG ATTATTAAGCATGATGACCTTGAAGAATTGCAAGAGTTAGGTTCTGGAACATATGGAACTGTTTACCATGGAAAGTGGAGGGGGACAGATGTTGCTATAAAGAGAATTAAAAAGAGTTGTTTTTCAGGCAGATCATCGGAACAAGACCGGTTG ACAAAAGACTTCTGGAGAGAGGCCCAGATCCTGTCAAATCTTCACCATCCAAATGTGGTAGCATTCTATGGTGTTGTCCCCAATGAACCTGGTGGAACGATGGCGACAGTTACTGAATATATGGTCAACGGATCATTGAGGCATGCCCTACTAAGGAAGGATAG ATCACTTCATTGCCGCAAAAAGATTATGATTGCCATGGATGCAGCTTTTGGCATGGAATATCtgcatttgaaaaatattgttcattttgatTTGAAGTGTGACAATTTGCTTGTCAATTTGAGGGATCCCCAACGTCCTGTTTGCAAG GTTGGAGATTTTGGGTTGTCAAGAATTAAACGCAATACACTTGTATCTGGTGGTGTGCGTGGAACTCTTCCATGGATGGCACCAGAATTATTGAATGGAAGCAGCAGCAGGGTTTCTGAAAAG GTTGATGTTTTCTCATTTGGTATTGCAATGTGGGAGCTCCTCACTGGAGAAGAGCCATATGCCAACATGCATTGTGGTGCTATTATAG GTGGGATTGTAAGCAACACTCTGAGGCCTCCGATACCAGAACGCTGCGATTCAGAATGGAAAAAGTTAATAGAAGAATGCTGGTCTTTCGATCCTTCAGCGAGGCCATCATTTACAGAGATAACGAAAAGGCTGCGAGTCATGTCAGTAGCTCTTCAGACAAAGCGGCGAAGTAATGTAAACAGATGA
- the LOC123220335 gene encoding probable pectate lyase 8: MAVTQRGACLCFAVVLMFFLGVQATVRSENVPVSRMVKKTEQLKSLTNSTMVARTEYDDDTHEHAVDNPEEIAAEVEMSIRNSTERRQLGYFSCGTGNPIDDCWRCDPNWQKNRKRLADCGIGFGRNAIGGRNGRFYVVTDPSDDDAVNPRPGTLRHAVIQDKPLWIVFKRDMVITLKQELIMNSFKTIDGRGVNVHIANGACITIQYITNVIIHGLHIHDCKPTGNAMVRSSPSHYGWRTMADGDGISIFGASHIWVDHNSLSNCADGLIDAIMGSTAITISNNHFTHHNEVMLLGHSDSYTKDKNMQVTIAYNHFGNGLIQRMPRCRHGYFHVVNNDYTHWEMYAIGGSANPTINSQGNRYAAPTNAFAKEVTKRVNTATSEWKNWNWRSEGDLLLNGAYFTPSGGEASLSYARASSLSAKSSSMVDSMTSGAGALTCRRGRQCS, from the exons ATGGCAGTTACTCAGCGCGGTGCTTGTCTTTGCTTCGCAGTTGTTTTGATGTTCTTCCTCGGAGTTCAGGCGACTGTACGGAGCGAAAATGTCCCTGTTTCAAG GATGGTGAAGAAGACAGAGCAGTTGAAGAGCTTAACCAACTCAACAATGGTCGCCAG GACTGAATACGATGATGATACGCATGAGCATGCCGTTGATAACCCAGAGGAAATTGCTGCAGAGGTTGAAAT GAGCATCCGCAACAGCACTGAGAGGAGGCAATTGGGGTACTTCTCGTGTGGGACAGGTAATCCTATTGATGACTGTTGGAGATGTGACCCAAACTGGCAGAAGAATCGCAAACGCCTTGCGGACTGTGGCATTGGTTTTGGAAGAAACGCCATTGGCGGTCGCAATGGCCGTTTCTATGTTGTCACTGACCCGTCTGATGACGATGCTGTTAACCCACGCCCTGGTACTTTAAGGCACGCTGTGATCCAGGACAAACCTCTCTGGATTGTCTTCAAGAGGGACATGGTGATCACACTGAAACAGGAGTTGATCATGAATAGCTTTAAGACTATTGACGGTCGCGGAGTGAATGTACACATTGCTAATGGAGCTTGTATCaccatccaatatattaccaaTGTCATCATTCATGGTCTCCATATTCATGATTGCAAACCCACTGGTAATGCAATGGTTAGAAGCTCGCCTAGTCACTATGGTTGGAGGACAATGGCAGATGGTGATGGCATTTCAATTTTTGGGGCAAGCCATATATGGGTTGATCACAATTCACTCTCCAATTGTGCTGATGGCCTTATTGATGCTATCATGGGTTCTACTGCCATTACCATTTCAAATAATCACTTCACCCACCACAATGAG GTGATGTTGCTGGGCCACAGTGATTCCTATactaaagacaaaaatatgCAAGTTACAATTGCTTACAACCATTTTGGAAACGGACTGATTCAGAGGATGCCAAGGTGTAGACATGGTTACTTCCATGTAGTGAACAATGACTATACTCACTGGGAAATGTATGCCATTGGTGGTAGTGCTAACCCCACCATTAACAGCCAGGGCAACAGATATGCTGCTCCAACTAACGCCTTTGCCAAGGAG GTAACAAAGAGGGTAAACACCGCAACGAGCGAGTGGAAGAACTGGAATTGGAGATCAGAGGGAGACCTCTTGTTGAATGGCGCCTACTTCACCCCATCTGGCGGAGAAGCCTCTCTTAGCTATGCTCGCGCCTCAAGCTTGTCAGCCAAGTCTTCCTCTATGGTTGACTCCATGACTTCTGGTGCTGGAGCACTGACCTGCCGCAGAGGCCGACAGTGTTCATAG
- the LOC123220028 gene encoding probable voltage-gated potassium channel subunit beta, protein MQYKNLGRSGLKVSQLAYGAWVSFGNQLDVKEAKSILQCCRDHGVNFFDNAEVYANGRAEEIMGQAIRELGWKRSDIVVSTKIFWGGPGPNDKGLSRKHIVEGTKASLKRLDMDYVDVIYCHRPDTSTPIEETVRAMNYVIDKGWAFYWGTSEWSAQQITEAWGIAEKLDLVGPVVEQPEYNLLSRHKVESEYLPLYNNHGIGLTTWSPLASGVLTGKYNKGTIPPDSRFALENYKNLANRSLVDDVLKKVNGLKPIADELGVSLAQLAIAWCATNPNVSSVITGATKESQIQENMKAINVIPLLTPAVLEKIELVVQSKPKRPDSYR, encoded by the exons ATGCAGTACAAGAATCTCGGCCGATCGGGGCTGAAAGTGAGTCAACTCGCCTACGGAGCGTGGGTGAGCTTCGGCAACCAGCTCGACGTCAAGGAAGCAAAGTCGATCTTGCAGTGTTGCAGAGACCATGGCGTCAACTTTTTCGACAATGCCGAGGTCTACGCAAACGGCCGTGCCGAGGAAATTATGGGACAAGCTATTCGTGAACTGGGTTGGAAGCGTTCGGATATCGTTGTTTCCACCAAGATCTTCTGGGGTGGACCCGGCCCCAACGATAAGGGTCTTTCCAGGAAGCATATTGTTGAGGGAACCAAAGCTTCCTTGAAACGCCTTGATATGGATTATGTCGATGTTATATACTGTCACag GCCGGACACATCAACACCGATTGAAGAGACCGTGAGGGCGATGAATTATGTGATTGATAAGGGATGGGCATTTTACTGGGGGACAAGTGAGTGGTCTGCACAGCAGATCACTGAAGCTTGGGGAATAGCGGAGAAATTGGATTTGGTTGGGCCAGTTGTTGAACAGCCAGAGTATAATTTGCTGTCCAGGCACAAG GTTGAATCTGAGTACCTTCCTCTCTACAACAACCATGGCATAGGTCTTACTACATGGAGTCCACTTGCATCCGGGGTGCTCACTGGAAAATACAACAAGGGAACCATACCACCTGACAGTCGGTTTGCATTGGAAAATTACAAA AACCTTGCAAACCGATCACTGGTTGATGATGTGCTGAAGAAAGTTAATGGGCTGAAGCCAATTGCAGATGAACTAGGTGTATCCTTAGCTCAACTTGCAATTGCGTGGTGTGCAACAAATCCTAATGTTTCTTCAGTTATTACTGGTGCTACCAAGGAATCTCAG ATTCAAGAGAACATGAAAGCTATCAATGTCATTCCATTGTTGACCCCTGCGGTGTTGGAGAAGATTGAGCTTGTTGTTCAAAGCAAGCCAAAGCGTCCAGATTCATATAGGTAG